Proteins encoded together in one Bacteroides ovatus window:
- the serC gene encoding 3-phosphoserine/phosphohydroxythreonine transaminase, producing MKKHNFNAGPSILPREVIEDTAKAILDFNGSGLSLMEISHRAKDFQPVVDEAEALFKELLNIPEGYSVLFLGGGASMEFCMVPYNFLEKKAAYLNTGVWAKKAMKEAKGFGEVVEVASSAEATYTYIPKDYTIPTDADYFHITTNNTIYGTELKKDLDSPVPMVADMSSDIFSRPIDVSKYICIYGGAQKNLAPAGVTFVIVKNDALGKVSRYIPTMLNYQTHVDSGSMFNTPPVVPIYAALQTLRWIKAQGGVKEMERRAIEKADMLYAEIDRNKMFVGTAAKEDRSRMNICFVMAPEYKDFEADFLKFATERGMVGIKGHRSVGGFRASCYNALPKESVQALIDCMQEFEKLH from the coding sequence ATGAAAAAGCATAATTTCAATGCAGGACCTTCCATTCTTCCGCGTGAGGTGATAGAGGATACAGCGAAGGCTATTTTAGATTTCAACGGCTCTGGTCTCTCTTTGATGGAAATCAGCCACCGCGCCAAAGACTTCCAACCTGTGGTTGACGAAGCAGAGGCATTATTCAAGGAATTACTCAATATCCCCGAAGGCTATTCGGTACTGTTCCTGGGTGGAGGTGCTAGTATGGAGTTCTGCATGGTTCCTTATAACTTCCTGGAAAAAAAAGCTGCTTACCTGAACACTGGTGTATGGGCTAAGAAAGCAATGAAAGAAGCTAAAGGGTTTGGCGAAGTTGTAGAAGTTGCTTCCTCTGCTGAAGCTACATATACTTATATCCCAAAAGATTATACAATCCCGACAGACGCAGATTATTTCCACATTACGACTAACAACACAATTTACGGTACAGAATTGAAGAAAGATCTCGATTCTCCAGTTCCGATGGTTGCCGATATGTCTTCTGATATTTTCTCACGTCCGATCGACGTTTCTAAATATATCTGTATTTATGGTGGTGCACAAAAGAATCTGGCTCCTGCTGGTGTTACATTCGTTATCGTTAAGAATGACGCATTGGGTAAGGTTTCCCGTTACATTCCAACGATGTTGAATTATCAGACTCATGTTGACAGTGGCTCTATGTTTAACACTCCTCCTGTTGTACCTATTTATGCAGCATTGCAGACGCTTCGCTGGATCAAAGCACAGGGTGGTGTGAAAGAAATGGAACGTCGTGCCATTGAAAAAGCGGATATGTTGTATGCTGAAATCGACCGTAACAAAATGTTCGTGGGTACTGCTGCCAAAGAAGACCGTTCACGTATGAACATCTGTTTCGTGATGGCTCCCGAATACAAAGACTTCGAAGCTGACTTCTTGAAGTTTGCTACTGAAAGAGGTATGGTAGGTATCAAGGGACACCGTTCTGTAGGTGGTTTCCGTGCATCTTGCTACAATGCTCTGCCGAAAGAAAGCGTACAAGCTTTGATTGATTGTATGCAGGAATTTGAAAAACTTCATTAA
- a CDS encoding NAD(P)-dependent oxidoreductase, which yields MKILVATDKPFAKVAVDGIRKEIEAAGYEFALLEKYTEKAQLLDAVKDANAIIIRSDIVDAEVLDAAKELKIVVRAGAGYDNVDLAAATAHNVCVMNTPGQNSNAVAELALGMMVYAVRNFYNGTSGTELMGKKLGIHAYGNVGRNVARVAKGFGMEVYAYDAFCPKEVIEKDGVKALDSAEELYKTCQVVSLHIPATAETKNSINYALLKDMPKGAMLVNTARKEVINEAELIKLMEERADFKYITDIMPAANAEFAEKFAGRYFSTPKKMGAQTAEANINAGIAAAQQIVGFLKDGCEKFRVNK from the coding sequence ATGAAAATACTTGTAGCTACTGATAAACCGTTTGCTAAAGTTGCAGTAGACGGTATCCGTAAAGAAATAGAAGCAGCCGGATACGAGTTTGCTTTACTTGAGAAATATACAGAAAAAGCCCAGTTACTGGATGCAGTGAAAGATGCTAATGCCATCATTATCCGTAGTGATATTGTTGATGCAGAGGTGCTTGATGCTGCTAAAGAATTGAAAATCGTAGTTCGCGCCGGTGCAGGATACGATAATGTGGACCTGGCTGCTGCCACAGCTCACAATGTATGCGTGATGAACACTCCGGGACAGAATTCTAATGCTGTTGCCGAACTTGCTTTGGGTATGATGGTATATGCTGTCCGTAATTTCTATAACGGAACTTCCGGTACAGAATTGATGGGCAAGAAATTGGGTATTCATGCTTATGGAAACGTAGGCCGCAATGTAGCTCGTGTTGCCAAAGGTTTCGGAATGGAAGTGTATGCTTATGATGCATTCTGCCCGAAAGAAGTAATCGAAAAAGATGGTGTGAAAGCACTTGATTCTGCAGAAGAATTGTACAAGACTTGCCAGGTGGTATCTCTTCATATTCCGGCAACTGCCGAAACAAAGAACTCTATCAATTATGCTCTGTTGAAAGATATGCCGAAAGGTGCTATGTTGGTAAACACTGCCCGTAAGGAAGTGATTAACGAAGCAGAACTAATCAAACTGATGGAAGAGCGTGCAGACTTCAAATATATCACAGATATTATGCCTGCTGCTAACGCAGAGTTTGCAGAAAAGTTTGCCGGACGTTATTTCTCAACTCCTAAGAAGATGGGTGCTCAAACTGCCGAAGCAAATATCAATGCCGGTATTGCTGCTGCTCAACAAATTGTGGGCTTCTTGAAAGATGGTTGCGAGAAATTTAGAGTAAACAAGTAA
- a CDS encoding DUF1015 domain-containing protein, with product MAIIKPFKGIRPPQNLVEQVASRPYDVLNSEEARAEAEGNEKSLYHIIKPEIDFPVGMDEHDERVYAKAAENFQLFQDKGWLVQDNKENYYIYAQTMNGKTQYGLVVGAYVPDYMNGIIKKHELTRRDKEEDRMKHVRVNNANIEPVFFAYPDNEKLDVIIKKYTANKPVYDFIAPGDGFGHTFWIVDQNADIATITAEFAKMPALYIADGHHRSAAAALVGAEKAKQNPNHRGDEEYNYFMAVCFPANQLTIIDYNRVVKDLNGLTPEQFLAALDKNFIVEEKGADIYKPSGLHNFSLYLGGKWYSLTAKAGTYNDNDPIGVLDVTISSNLILDEVLGIKDLRSDKRIDFVGGIRGLGELKKRVDSGEMKVALALYPVSMKQLMDIADTGNIMPPKTTWFEPKLRSGLVIHKLD from the coding sequence ATGGCAATAATCAAACCTTTCAAGGGCATTCGTCCTCCGCAAAACCTCGTAGAACAGGTCGCTTCACGTCCTTATGATGTACTGAACTCTGAAGAAGCCCGCGCAGAAGCGGAAGGTAACGAAAAGTCTCTTTATCATATTATTAAACCGGAAATAGATTTCCCTGTTGGTATGGATGAACACGACGAACGGGTGTATGCTAAAGCTGCCGAGAATTTCCAACTGTTTCAGGACAAAGGCTGGTTGGTGCAGGATAATAAGGAAAACTATTATATCTATGCCCAGACGATGAACGGGAAAACGCAATACGGATTGGTGGTCGGTGCTTATGTTCCCGATTATATGAATGGTATTATCAAAAAGCATGAGCTTACCCGTCGTGACAAGGAAGAGGATCGTATGAAACATGTACGTGTGAACAACGCAAACATTGAGCCTGTTTTCTTTGCTTATCCTGATAATGAGAAGCTGGATGTTATTATAAAGAAATATACAGCAAACAAGCCGGTTTATGACTTTATCGCTCCGGGTGATGGCTTTGGACATACTTTCTGGATTGTCGACCAGAATGCAGATATTGCTACCATTACTGCCGAATTTGCTAAAATGCCTGCTCTTTATATTGCTGACGGGCATCACCGTTCTGCCGCTGCTGCATTGGTGGGAGCAGAGAAAGCAAAGCAAAATCCGAATCATCGTGGTGATGAAGAATATAATTACTTCATGGCTGTTTGCTTCCCTGCAAACCAGCTAACCATCATCGATTATAATCGTGTAGTGAAAGATCTCAATGGTTTGACTCCCGAGCAATTCCTGGCTGCACTTGATAAAAACTTTATAGTAGAAGAGAAGGGTGCGGATATCTATAAACCATCCGGCTTACATAATTTTTCACTCTATTTGGGTGGTAAATGGTACAGCTTGACTGCTAAGGCCGGTACGTATAATGATAACGACCCTATTGGTGTGCTTGATGTTACAATCTCTTCCAACTTGATTTTGGATGAAGTTTTAGGTATAAAGGATCTGCGTTCTGATAAACGTATTGATTTTGTCGGTGGTATCCGTGGATTGGGAGAGCTCAAGAAGCGTGTGGATAGCGGTGAAATGAAAGTGGCTTTGGCTCTCTATCCCGTATCTATGAAACAGTTGATGGATATTGCAGATACAGGCAATATTATGCCGCCGAAGACTACTTGGTTTGAACCGAAACTTCGTTCGGGACTGGTGATTCATAAGTTAGATTAA
- a CDS encoding IMPACT family protein, translated as MTAEDTYKTIIEPSEGIYTEKRSKFIAIALPVRTLDEIKMHLETYQKKYYDARHVCYAYMLGAARKDFRANDNGEPSGTAGKPILGQINSNELTDILIIVVRYFGGIKLGTSGLIVAYKAAAAEAIAAATIIEKTVDEDVTVMFEYPFMNDVMRIVKEEEPEILNQSYDMDCSMTLRIRRSMMPKLRARLEKVETARILDDENIL; from the coding sequence ATGACTGCTGAAGATACTTATAAAACCATCATTGAGCCTTCCGAAGGTATTTATACGGAAAAACGAAGCAAGTTCATTGCTATAGCCCTTCCTGTGCGTACTCTCGATGAGATAAAGATGCATCTTGAAACGTATCAGAAAAAGTATTATGATGCACGGCATGTATGCTATGCTTATATGTTGGGAGCTGCGCGAAAGGATTTCCGTGCCAATGACAACGGAGAACCTTCCGGAACAGCGGGTAAACCTATTCTCGGACAGATAAACTCGAATGAACTGACGGATATACTGATTATAGTAGTTCGTTATTTTGGAGGAATCAAGTTGGGGACAAGTGGATTGATTGTTGCTTACAAGGCCGCTGCTGCCGAAGCGATTGCTGCCGCTACTATTATAGAAAAGACGGTAGATGAGGATGTGACGGTAATGTTTGAATATCCTTTTATGAATGATGTCATGCGCATTGTGAAAGAAGAGGAACCGGAGATTCTTAATCAGTCGTATGACATGGATTGTAGCATGACATTGCGGATTCGTCGTTCGATGATGCCTAAGTTGCGTGCACGTTTGGAGAAGGTGGAGACAGCGCGGATTCTTGATGATGAGAATATTTTGTAG
- a CDS encoding C39 family peptidase — protein MSVQAQAQIQETQKLAPNNIPVPWYSQKIAGCPYSHCSLASSLMVFDYFKGMTADTQRTAQDAEKKLIEYQRNYFLKKRAPFRRRTSIGQGGYYSFEIDSLTRYYENMISAEHFQQKDYRILKDYIDRGIPVLVNVRYTGAVRGLRPGPRGHWMVLRGIDDKHVWVNDPGRSPEMRTKGENICYPIKKQPGNPSYFDGCWTGRFIIVTPREWIRNSLFAQVGKLPPLEEVTHIVPPVVSSVTLPQVINQ, from the coding sequence ATGAGCGTTCAGGCGCAAGCACAAATACAGGAAACTCAAAAACTGGCTCCTAATAATATTCCTGTTCCGTGGTATTCGCAGAAAATCGCGGGATGCCCTTACTCGCATTGCTCTCTGGCTTCTTCGTTAATGGTCTTTGATTATTTTAAGGGAATGACGGCTGATACACAACGTACAGCCCAGGATGCAGAAAAGAAACTGATTGAATATCAGCGGAACTACTTTCTGAAAAAACGTGCTCCTTTCCGTCGCCGTACTTCAATAGGGCAGGGAGGATATTATTCTTTTGAGATTGATTCGTTGACACGTTATTATGAAAACATGATAAGTGCCGAACATTTCCAGCAGAAAGATTATCGGATATTGAAAGATTATATTGATCGTGGCATTCCTGTGCTTGTAAATGTGAGATATACAGGTGCAGTTCGTGGTTTGCGTCCTGGTCCGAGAGGGCACTGGATGGTGCTTCGTGGCATTGATGATAAACATGTGTGGGTGAATGATCCCGGACGTTCGCCGGAGATGCGGACTAAAGGAGAAAACATCTGTTATCCCATTAAGAAACAGCCGGGTAACCCTTCCTATTTTGATGGTTGTTGGACGGGACGATTTATCATAGTCACTCCCAGAGAATGGATACGAAACTCCCTGTTTGCACAGGTAGGCAAGCTCCCTCCATTGGAGGAGGTGACTCATATAGTTCCTCCGGTTGTGTCGTCTGTAACCTTACCGCAGGTTATCAATCAGTAG
- a CDS encoding HpaII family restriction endonuclease — protein sequence MAFEATKKEWCELYSFFRLLADGKVVLGTAEAKAGDTFWPVAMIQREEHDGTRQYYIEEDTIRIEGENGSKSMPREDFGIVADLILQAVKSSSENDVVSPEGVEEFLDEAAIFDLEAKTEDRTDFSIAFWHPKAPLRGFNVRSRLGVMNPLLDGGRAANLKLEQSGVKFATPTVNKINALPESPNEVAERMMMIERLGGVLKYADVADRVFRSNLLMIDLHFPRVLTEMVRIMHLDGISRISELTEVIKQMNPLKIKDELINKHKFYEFKMKQFLMALVLGMRPAKIYNGLDSAVEGILLVDGNGEVLCYHKSEKQIMEDFLFLNTRLEKGSLEKDKYGFLERENGVYYFKLNAKIGLVKR from the coding sequence ATGGCATTTGAAGCAACCAAAAAAGAATGGTGCGAACTCTATTCTTTCTTTCGTCTCTTAGCAGATGGAAAAGTAGTGTTAGGCACAGCAGAAGCAAAGGCGGGAGATACATTTTGGCCTGTTGCAATGATTCAACGGGAAGAACATGATGGAACACGTCAATATTATATTGAAGAAGATACGATTCGTATAGAAGGAGAGAATGGGAGTAAGTCCATGCCTCGTGAAGATTTTGGTATTGTAGCTGATCTGATATTACAGGCTGTGAAATCTTCGTCGGAAAATGATGTTGTTTCTCCGGAAGGAGTAGAAGAGTTTTTAGACGAAGCTGCCATTTTCGATTTGGAAGCAAAAACAGAAGATCGCACAGATTTTTCCATTGCATTTTGGCATCCGAAAGCTCCGTTAAGAGGTTTCAATGTCCGTTCACGGTTGGGCGTAATGAATCCGTTGTTGGACGGAGGACGTGCAGCGAATCTTAAACTGGAACAGAGTGGAGTCAAATTTGCCACTCCAACAGTGAATAAAATCAATGCTTTGCCTGAATCTCCGAATGAAGTTGCCGAACGGATGATGATGATCGAACGTTTGGGGGGCGTACTTAAATACGCTGATGTAGCCGACCGCGTATTCCGCAGTAATCTTTTGATGATTGATCTGCATTTTCCACGTGTACTGACAGAAATGGTTCGTATCATGCATTTGGATGGTATCTCCCGTATTAGTGAGTTGACGGAAGTTATTAAACAAATGAATCCGTTGAAGATTAAAGATGAACTAATCAATAAGCATAAGTTCTATGAATTCAAGATGAAGCAGTTCTTGATGGCATTAGTATTGGGAATGCGTCCTGCAAAGATTTACAATGGATTGGATTCGGCAGTGGAAGGTATTCTATTGGTGGATGGAAATGGAGAAGTGCTCTGTTATCATAAATCGGAAAAGCAAATAATGGAGGATTTTTTGTTTTTAAATACCCGTTTAGAAAAAGGATCTTTAGAGAAAGACAAATACGGGTTCCTGGAGAGAGAGAATGGAGTCTATTATTTCAAACTGAATGCAAAGATTGGGCTGGTCAAACGGTAG
- a CDS encoding nitroreductase family protein: MKTNEVLENIKARRSVRAYTGQQVLEEDLQAILEAATYAPSGMHLETWHFTAIQNMDKLTELNERIKGAFAKSDDSRLQERGHSKTYCCYYHAPTLVIVSNEPTQWWAGMDCACAIENMFLAAQSLGIGSCWINQLGTTCDDPEVREFITALGVPANHKVYGCVALGYPDSKIPIKEKKVKANTITIVR; the protein is encoded by the coding sequence ATGAAAACAAATGAAGTTTTAGAGAACATTAAAGCACGCCGTAGCGTACGGGCTTATACTGGCCAGCAAGTTTTAGAAGAGGATTTGCAGGCTATTTTGGAAGCTGCAACTTATGCACCGAGTGGAATGCATCTGGAAACATGGCATTTTACGGCTATTCAAAATATGGATAAGTTGACAGAACTGAATGAACGGATTAAAGGGGCTTTTGCAAAAAGCGACGATTCTCGTTTGCAGGAACGTGGACATAGTAAGACTTATTGTTGCTATTATCATGCTCCGACTTTAGTGATTGTATCTAATGAGCCTACTCAATGGTGGGCTGGTATGGATTGTGCTTGTGCCATAGAAAATATGTTCCTGGCTGCCCAGTCTTTAGGTATCGGCTCTTGTTGGATCAATCAGTTGGGGACAACATGTGATGATCCGGAGGTTCGTGAATTTATTACTGCTTTAGGTGTTCCTGCCAATCATAAAGTCTACGGTTGTGTAGCTTTGGGTTATCCTGATTCGAAGATTCCAATAAAAGAGAAAAAGGTAAAGGCTAATACAATAACTATCGTTAGATAG
- the gcvP gene encoding aminomethyl-transferring glycine dehydrogenase, translating into MKTDLLASRHIGINEQDTAIMLRKIGVNSLDELINQTIPANIRLKEPLALTSPLTEYEFGKHIAELAAKNKLYTTYIGLGWYNTITPAVIQRNVFENPVWYTSYTPYQTEVSQGRLEALMNFQTAVCDLTAMPLANCSLLDEATAAAEAVSMMYALRSRAQQKANANVVFVDENIFPQTLAVMTTRAVPQGIELRVGKYKDFEPSPEVFACILQYPNSHGNVEDYSEFTEKAHAADCKVAVAADILSLALLTPPGEWGADIVFGTTQRLGTPMFYGGPSAAFFATKDEYKRNMPGRIIGWSKDKYGKLCYRMALQTREQHIKREKATSNICTAQALLATMAGFYAVYHGQEGITTIASRIHSITVFLEKQLKKCGYTQVNAQYFDTLRFELPEHVSAQQIRTIALTKEVNLRYYENGNVGFSIDETTDVAAANVLLSIFAIAAGKDYQKVDDIPERSNIDKDLKRTTPFLTHEVFSKYHTETEMMRYIKRLDRKDISLAQSMISLGSCTMKLNAAAEMLPLSRPEFMGMHPLVPEDQAEGYRELIKNLSEDLKVITGFAGVSLQPNSGAAGEYAGLRVIRAYLESIGQGHRNKVLIPASAHGTNPASAIQAGFVTVTCACDEQGNVEMADLRAKAEENKDELAALMITYPSTHGIFETEIKEICDIIHACGAQVYMDGANMNAQVGLTNPGFIGADVCHLNLHKTFASPHGGGGPGVGPICVAEHLVPFLPGHGIFGNSQNQVSAAPFGSAGILPITYGYIRMMGAEGLTQATKIAILNANYLATCLKDTYGIVYRGANGFVGHEMILECRKVHEEAGISENDIAKRLMDYGYHAPTLSFPVHGTLMIEPTESESLAELDNFVDVMLNIWKEIQEVKNGEADKDDNVLINAPHPEYEIINDRWEHSYTREKAAYPIESVRDNKFWINVARVDNTLGDRKLLPTRYGTFE; encoded by the coding sequence ATGAAAACCGATTTGTTAGCTAGCCGTCACATCGGCATCAATGAACAAGATACAGCCATAATGCTCCGCAAAATTGGCGTGAACTCACTGGACGAACTGATTAATCAGACAATTCCCGCCAATATACGGCTGAAAGAGCCGCTTGCATTGACTAGTCCGCTGACGGAATACGAATTTGGAAAACACATCGCTGAACTGGCAGCTAAAAACAAACTATATACCACATATATCGGTTTGGGATGGTACAACACGATCACCCCGGCTGTTATCCAGCGGAATGTATTTGAAAACCCGGTATGGTATACTTCTTACACTCCGTACCAGACAGAGGTATCGCAAGGACGTCTGGAAGCATTGATGAATTTCCAGACAGCCGTATGTGATCTTACTGCCATGCCACTCGCCAACTGCTCACTTCTGGACGAAGCAACTGCCGCCGCCGAAGCCGTAAGCATGATGTATGCCTTACGCTCCCGCGCGCAACAGAAAGCCAATGCGAACGTAGTCTTCGTAGACGAGAATATTTTTCCGCAGACATTAGCTGTCATGACTACACGTGCCGTACCTCAAGGCATCGAACTACGTGTAGGTAAATATAAAGATTTTGAACCTTCACCGGAAGTGTTTGCCTGTATTCTGCAATATCCGAACTCACATGGAAACGTAGAGGACTATTCTGAATTTACCGAAAAAGCACATGCCGCAGACTGCAAAGTAGCTGTTGCCGCTGATATTTTAAGTCTCGCCCTGCTAACTCCTCCGGGAGAATGGGGAGCAGATATTGTATTCGGAACCACACAACGCTTGGGTACCCCAATGTTCTATGGCGGTCCATCGGCTGCTTTCTTTGCTACCAAAGACGAATACAAACGGAATATGCCGGGACGAATCATCGGATGGTCTAAAGACAAATATGGCAAACTCTGCTACCGAATGGCTTTACAGACACGTGAACAACATATCAAACGGGAAAAAGCAACTTCAAATATCTGTACCGCACAAGCATTATTAGCTACTATGGCAGGCTTTTACGCCGTTTATCACGGTCAGGAGGGTATCACTACAATTGCATCACGTATACACAGCATTACTGTATTTCTTGAAAAGCAATTAAAGAAATGCGGATATACACAAGTCAACGCTCAATACTTTGACACCTTACGTTTCGAATTGCCCGAACACGTTTCGGCACAGCAAATCCGCACGATAGCACTTACCAAAGAAGTTAATCTGCGCTATTATGAAAATGGCAATGTTGGTTTCAGCATTGACGAAACAACAGATGTGGCAGCTGCCAATGTGTTGCTCTCGATTTTTGCCATTGCCGCCGGAAAAGATTACCAGAAAGTAGACGACATTCCGGAAAGAAGCAACATCGACAAGGATTTAAAACGTACAACTCCTTTCCTGACACATGAAGTATTCAGCAAGTATCACACGGAAACAGAGATGATGCGTTACATCAAACGTCTGGACCGCAAAGATATTTCTCTTGCACAATCCATGATTTCCCTCGGTTCATGTACAATGAAGCTGAATGCAGCCGCAGAAATGTTGCCTTTAAGCCGTCCCGAGTTTATGGGTATGCACCCGCTGGTTCCGGAAGACCAAGCAGAAGGTTATCGTGAATTAATCAAGAACCTAAGTGAAGATTTGAAAGTTATCACCGGGTTTGCAGGGGTCAGCCTACAACCCAATTCGGGTGCTGCAGGAGAATATGCAGGCCTTCGTGTGATTCGCGCCTATCTCGAAAGTATCGGTCAGGGACACCGTAACAAAGTCTTGATTCCAGCTTCGGCTCACGGAACAAATCCTGCGTCTGCTATACAGGCAGGCTTCGTAACTGTTACCTGTGCATGCGACGAGCAGGGGAATGTAGAAATGGCTGACCTACGTGCAAAAGCTGAAGAAAATAAAGATGAATTGGCTGCACTGATGATTACTTATCCTTCTACACATGGTATCTTCGAGACCGAGATAAAAGAGATTTGCGACATCATTCACGCCTGTGGTGCACAAGTATATATGGACGGAGCCAACATGAATGCACAGGTAGGATTAACCAATCCGGGATTCATCGGTGCAGATGTCTGTCACTTGAATCTTCATAAAACATTCGCTTCCCCTCATGGTGGCGGAGGTCCGGGAGTCGGTCCTATCTGCGTAGCCGAACATTTGGTTCCTTTCCTTCCCGGACACGGAATCTTCGGCAACTCACAAAATCAAGTATCAGCAGCTCCATTCGGCAGTGCAGGTATTTTGCCTATCACATACGGATATATCCGTATGATGGGTGCAGAAGGACTGACACAGGCAACTAAAATTGCGATCCTGAATGCTAATTATCTGGCTACTTGTCTGAAAGATACGTATGGAATTGTTTATCGGGGAGCTAACGGTTTCGTAGGACACGAAATGATTCTGGAATGCCGGAAAGTACATGAGGAAGCAGGCATCTCGGAGAATGATATTGCCAAACGCCTGATGGATTACGGTTATCATGCTCCTACCCTCTCCTTTCCTGTCCACGGTACCTTGATGATTGAACCAACAGAAAGTGAAAGTCTGGCAGAACTAGACAATTTCGTAGATGTCATGCTAAATATCTGGAAAGAAATTCAAGAAGTGAAGAATGGCGAAGCGGATAAAGATGATAATGTATTGATTAATGCTCCTCATCCGGAATATGAAATTATAAATGATCGTTGGGAGCACTCATATACACGCGAGAAAGCAGCTTATCCTATAGAAAGTGTACGTGATAATAAATTCTGGATAAATGTAGCTCGCGTAGATAACACCTTGGGAGACCGTAAGCTACTACCCACTCGCTATGGTACTTTCGAGTAA
- a CDS encoding MBL fold metallo-hydrolase: MKIKRFEFNMFPVNCYVLWDDTKEAVVIDPGCFYEEEKQALKKFILTNELNVKHLLNTHLHLDHIFGNPFMLKEFGLSAEANKADEYWIDEAPKQSRMFGFQLQEEPVPLGKYLHDGDIITFGHTKLEAIHVPGHSPGSLVYYCKEDNCMFSGDVLFQGSIGRADLTGGNFDELIEHICSRLFVLPNETVVYPGHGAPTTIGMEKAENPFFR; this comes from the coding sequence ATGAAAATAAAAAGATTTGAATTTAATATGTTTCCCGTAAATTGCTACGTATTATGGGATGACACTAAAGAAGCAGTCGTAATTGATCCGGGCTGTTTCTATGAAGAAGAAAAGCAGGCACTGAAAAAGTTCATTCTTACCAATGAACTGAATGTAAAGCATCTGCTGAATACTCATTTACACCTGGATCATATCTTCGGAAATCCGTTCATGCTGAAAGAATTCGGGTTATCGGCAGAAGCAAACAAAGCAGACGAGTACTGGATTGACGAAGCACCGAAACAAAGCAGAATGTTTGGTTTTCAGTTGCAGGAAGAACCTGTACCACTGGGCAAATACCTGCACGACGGAGATATCATCACTTTCGGACATACCAAACTGGAAGCAATACACGTACCCGGACATTCACCCGGCAGTTTGGTGTACTATTGCAAAGAAGACAACTGCATGTTCTCTGGTGACGTTCTGTTCCAAGGTAGCATCGGCCGCGCTGATCTCACAGGAGGCAACTTCGATGAACTGATAGAGCATATTTGCAGCCGTTTATTTGTTCTTCCCAACGAAACAGTCGTTTATCCGGGACATGGAGCTCCCACGACTATCGGAATGGAGAAAGCTGAAAACCCATTTTTTAGATAA
- the rsmG gene encoding 16S rRNA (guanine(527)-N(7))-methyltransferase RsmG — MEIILKYFPDLTEEQRKQFAALYDLYTDWNSKINVISRKDIENLYEHHVLHSLGIAKVIQFRPGTSIMDLGTGGGFPGIPLAILFPEVKFHLVDSIGKKVRVATEVANAIGLKNVTFRHARAEEEKRTFDFVVSRAVMPLADLIKIIKKNISSKQQNALPNGLICLKGGELEHETMPFKHKTVIHSLSDNFEEEFFKTKKVVYVPI, encoded by the coding sequence GTGGAAATCATACTGAAATATTTTCCTGATCTGACGGAAGAGCAGCGCAAACAATTTGCAGCTCTATACGACCTCTACACTGACTGGAATTCAAAAATCAACGTTATCTCCCGCAAGGACATTGAGAATTTATATGAGCATCACGTGCTCCATTCATTAGGCATTGCCAAAGTCATCCAATTCCGCCCCGGAACCAGCATCATGGACTTGGGTACAGGAGGAGGTTTTCCTGGCATTCCTTTAGCAATCCTGTTTCCCGAGGTAAAATTCCACCTCGTAGACAGTATCGGCAAAAAAGTACGTGTAGCAACCGAAGTGGCAAATGCCATCGGACTGAAAAATGTGACTTTCCGCCATGCCCGTGCAGAAGAGGAGAAACGAACGTTCGACTTTGTTGTCAGCCGTGCCGTAATGCCTTTGGCGGATTTGATTAAGATTATTAAAAAGAATATCTCTTCGAAACAACAGAATGCATTGCCCAACGGACTTATCTGTCTCAAAGGCGGTGAACTGGAGCATGAAACAATGCCGTTCAAACATAAAACGGTCATTCATAGCTTGAGCGACAACTTCGAGGAAGAGTTCTTTAAAACAAAAAAAGTGGTATATGTTCCGATTTAA